A genome region from Arthrobacter sp. SLBN-100 includes the following:
- a CDS encoding aspartate kinase → MSTPTTEVHNATQPQELPGGAAVTKQLIVQKFGGSSVADADGIKRVAKRVVDAQAAGNEVVVVVSAMGDTTDELLDLAAQVTDSAPAREMDMLLSAGERISMALLAMAINKLGASAQSFTGSQAGMITDGIHGKARIIDVDPHRIRTALDKDNIAIVAGFQGMSRATNEITTLGRGGSDTTAVALAAALEADVCEIYTDVDGIYTADPRVVPSARKIDTISSEEMLELAASGAKILHLRCVEYARRFGVPLHVRSSFSQHEGTWVIPSAEDKITTQEGVALEQPIISGVAHDRSEAKVTVVGVPDIPGKAAAIFQVIADAHSNIDMIVQNVSTHGTGRTDISFTLPIVEGADALAALHAAQDQIGFETIEYNEQIGKLSLIGAGMRSHPGVSATFFKALSDAGININMISTSEIRISVVTHADLLDEAVRVIHRAFELDSESEATVYGGTGR, encoded by the coding sequence ATGAGTACGCCCACTACCGAAGTGCACAACGCAACGCAGCCGCAGGAGCTGCCCGGCGGCGCCGCCGTGACCAAACAGCTCATCGTGCAGAAGTTTGGCGGATCGTCCGTGGCGGATGCCGATGGCATCAAGCGGGTGGCCAAGCGGGTGGTGGATGCCCAGGCTGCCGGCAATGAAGTGGTTGTGGTGGTATCGGCCATGGGTGACACCACTGACGAACTCCTTGACCTTGCCGCCCAGGTGACCGATTCCGCCCCTGCCCGCGAGATGGACATGCTGCTGTCCGCCGGCGAGAGGATCTCCATGGCCCTCCTGGCCATGGCCATCAACAAGCTGGGCGCCTCTGCCCAGTCCTTCACGGGTTCCCAGGCCGGCATGATCACCGACGGCATCCACGGCAAGGCCCGGATCATCGACGTCGACCCCCACCGGATCCGCACCGCGCTCGATAAGGACAACATCGCCATCGTGGCGGGTTTCCAGGGCATGAGCCGCGCCACCAACGAAATCACCACCCTTGGCCGCGGCGGTTCCGACACCACGGCCGTGGCACTGGCAGCGGCCCTGGAGGCCGACGTCTGCGAAATCTACACCGACGTGGACGGTATCTACACCGCCGATCCGCGAGTGGTCCCCTCGGCCCGGAAGATCGACACGATCTCCAGCGAGGAAATGCTTGAACTCGCAGCCTCGGGAGCCAAGATCCTGCACCTTCGCTGCGTCGAGTACGCGCGCAGGTTCGGCGTGCCGCTGCACGTCCGCTCGTCATTCAGCCAGCACGAAGGCACCTGGGTCATCCCCAGCGCCGAAGACAAGATCACCACACAAGAGGGAGTTGCCTTGGAGCAGCCAATCATCTCCGGCGTCGCGCACGACCGTTCCGAAGCCAAGGTCACCGTTGTTGGTGTTCCGGACATTCCCGGCAAGGCAGCCGCGATCTTCCAGGTTATTGCAGATGCACACTCAAACATCGACATGATCGTGCAGAACGTCTCCACCCACGGCACCGGCCGGACGGACATCTCCTTCACGCTGCCCATCGTCGAAGGCGCCGACGCCCTGGCAGCCCTGCACGCAGCCCAGGACCAGATCGGCTTCGAGACCATCGAGTACAACGAACAGATTGGCAAGCTGTCCCTGATCGGCGCCGGAATGCGCTCCCACCCGGGCGTCTCCGCTACGTTCTTCAAGGCACTCTCGGACGCCGGCATCAACATCAACATGATCTCCACCTCGGAGATCCGTATCTCTGTTGTTACCCACGCCGACCTGCTGGACGAGGCCGTGCGCGTGATCCACCGGGCCTTCGAGCTGGACAGCGAAAGCGAAGCCACGGTATACGGCGGCACGGGCCGTTAG